A genomic window from Candidatus Krumholzibacteriia bacterium includes:
- a CDS encoding STAS domain-containing protein, giving the protein MLHIETLREKVLLRPGGEWDSSVEMELKSRILGKMSEGYRDFVIDLSELGHIKYSILPDLLSFYRQIRRQGAELALASPSSYLLSILAAGDLAGQVPIYPSEACAGPDDWSSSAAMVHWQEGEREESGLGL; this is encoded by the coding sequence ATGCTGCACATCGAGACATTGAGAGAGAAGGTTCTGCTTCGCCCCGGAGGCGAGTGGGATTCAAGTGTCGAGATGGAACTGAAGTCCCGGATCCTCGGCAAGATGAGCGAGGGCTATCGGGATTTTGTGATCGACCTCAGTGAACTGGGGCACATCAAGTATTCCATTCTTCCCGACTTGCTGTCGTTTTATCGGCAGATTCGAAGGCAGGGGGCCGAGCTTGCTCTGGCGAGTCCGAGTTCTTACCTGCTTTCCATTCTTGCAGCGGGAGATCTCGCGGGACAGGTTCCCATTTATCCTTCAGAGGCTTGTGCGGGTCCGGATGACTGGAGCTCTTCCGCTGCCATGGTTCACTGGCAAGAGGGTGAGAGAGAAGAGAGTGGCCTGGGTCTTTAG
- a CDS encoding UDP-N-acetylmuramoyl-L-alanyl-D-glutamate--2,6-diaminopimelate ligase: MSRIWTLEELCHALSHCRREGGPASISGISFDSREVRSGDLFAALPGVQSEGLDYLEQALSRGAVAVLAPSTATLPRDLPALLCDYPAESAGQVAHLLAGNPSRDWPLLAVTGTNGKSSSVFLLRHLLGQEEEWGMLGSLSYETGLRKEESSHTTPDALRLSTFLREMRDSGFAGAVMEASSHALEQSRLAGCKVHAALFTNLSRDHLDYHGSMEDYFEAKLLLLGLLGDRAPCLYNRDDEWMKQVGKVHPGALSFGHHKEADYRILEEDCSAEGSRMRMSFAGEGERDFFSPLPGRFNGMNVAGALALAHAMGRDKDLLIDCLPTFVGVPGRMESWRLPSGARVLIDFAHTPDAVEKVCLAARPLCRGTLRILIGAGGDRDRGKRPQMAALAASFGDHLILSSDNPRSEDPERILDDMESGLDSSKYSWQRISSRSEAIARACAECEDGDLLLLLGKGDETCQEIAGERIPFRDSEEVQKAGGRSD, from the coding sequence ATGAGCCGAATCTGGACCCTGGAGGAGCTTTGTCATGCACTCTCCCATTGCAGGAGAGAGGGTGGCCCGGCTTCGATTTCCGGGATCTCTTTTGACAGCCGGGAGGTGAGAAGCGGCGATCTTTTTGCCGCCCTTCCGGGAGTGCAAAGTGAGGGTCTGGACTACCTGGAACAGGCTCTTTCCCGGGGGGCCGTGGCGGTTCTTGCTCCATCCACGGCGACCCTTCCGCGGGATCTGCCAGCCCTTCTTTGTGATTACCCAGCAGAGAGTGCGGGGCAAGTGGCCCACCTTCTGGCCGGAAACCCTTCCCGTGACTGGCCTCTTCTTGCCGTAACCGGAACCAATGGAAAGAGCAGTTCTGTCTTTCTTCTTCGCCATCTTCTCGGGCAGGAGGAGGAGTGGGGCATGCTGGGGAGCCTGAGCTATGAGACCGGCCTAAGAAAGGAAGAGAGCAGTCACACGACTCCCGATGCCCTGCGTCTTTCCACCTTTCTTCGGGAAATGCGGGACTCGGGATTTGCGGGCGCGGTTATGGAGGCCAGCAGCCACGCTCTCGAGCAGTCCCGGCTGGCAGGTTGCAAGGTTCATGCTGCGCTTTTTACCAACCTCAGTCGGGATCATCTGGACTATCACGGGAGTATGGAGGATTACTTTGAGGCAAAACTGCTTCTCCTCGGTCTCTTGGGAGATCGTGCCCCCTGCCTTTACAACCGCGACGATGAGTGGATGAAACAGGTGGGCAAAGTGCATCCAGGGGCTCTCTCCTTCGGGCATCACAAGGAAGCGGACTATCGCATTCTTGAAGAGGACTGCAGTGCCGAGGGGAGCCGGATGCGAATGAGTTTTGCCGGAGAGGGAGAACGGGACTTCTTCTCGCCACTTCCCGGACGCTTCAATGGAATGAATGTAGCCGGAGCTTTGGCTCTGGCCCATGCAATGGGGAGGGACAAGGACCTGCTCATTGATTGCCTTCCCACTTTCGTAGGGGTTCCCGGAAGGATGGAGTCATGGCGACTTCCCTCGGGGGCAAGGGTGCTGATTGACTTTGCGCATACTCCCGATGCCGTGGAAAAAGTCTGTCTTGCGGCTCGCCCTCTTTGCCGGGGAACTCTCCGGATCCTGATCGGAGCCGGCGGGGACCGGGACCGGGGGAAACGCCCGCAGATGGCCGCGCTGGCCGCTTCTTTTGGAGATCACTTGATTCTCAGTAGCGACAATCCCCGAAGCGAGGATCCAGAAAGGATCCTCGACGACATGGAGTCCGGACTGGATTCTTCAAAATACTCCTGGCAGAGAATCAGTTCCCGTTCCGAGGCGATTGCCCGGGCCTGTGCAGAGTGTGAGGACGGGGATCTTCTTCTCCTGCTGGGCAAGGGAGATGAAACCTGTCAGGAAATCGCCGGCGAACGCATTCCCTTTCGGGATTCCGAAGAAGTTCAGAAGGCGGGAGGGCGCAGTGATTAA
- a CDS encoding penicillin-binding transpeptidase domain-containing protein: protein MIALSLLLAARLIQLQWVQHDFYLRCALRQWERKVSLPGSRGNLYDRSGSPLAVSAHKIRISTDPSWFVDMEGERKKRILGLLSRILDRKESLLRRQLKKNGHFLLLDDGRQLTSEEREALEETGLFRLEEQTKRLYPLGSIAAPLIGFLNSEGNGAGGLEASLQEFLAGEPGLARVQKDGRGRSSKSSSKIVVKPAVPGGDVTLTIDHKMQAIVDGELKRAVEDASAKSGAAVVLEPSTGHLLALSSWPSPESRDDAYRAVEWQLLPLQASYEPGSTVKALSSVALMEKGGVDFQTQTDAEDGTALIDGFAIRDDKEHFGFLSFREAFSLSSNVCFAKLSERVSDQELFSTLRDFGFGIRSGLEYPGEQDGILRHPTEWSRRSRLTLVFGQEMSATPLQMVSAFAALANEGRLMKPQLILARAKSGRPAEKVEELSIRKVCRESTARKILELCEEVVLEGTGTRAAAAPFRVGGKTGTAQKFEQGKLKSGKYMASFIGMIPLEKPSLVIGVFLDEPRYGKHHGGVSAAPAFARIARRAALSTDWLALPEIEEDEKGNPGGFRLASYLDLEAEEAQRLAVKAGVPVLLRGRGERVVAQEPAPGALLPPDENLNLILGGEKRKPGEPPRLKGCTLREARKRALERGYQIEARGQGIVIRQEAPRDRKIIVKLGEP from the coding sequence ATGATTGCTCTCTCTCTCTTGCTGGCGGCTCGCCTGATTCAACTCCAGTGGGTCCAACATGACTTCTACCTCCGTTGCGCTCTGAGGCAGTGGGAGCGCAAGGTGTCCCTGCCCGGGAGTCGCGGCAATCTCTATGACCGAAGCGGCTCTCCGCTGGCGGTAAGCGCACACAAGATCAGAATCAGCACCGACCCTTCCTGGTTTGTCGACATGGAGGGGGAACGGAAGAAGAGGATTCTGGGTCTGCTCTCGAGGATACTGGACAGAAAGGAGTCCCTTCTTCGGCGTCAGTTGAAGAAAAATGGTCACTTCCTCCTTCTCGACGATGGCCGCCAGTTGACTTCCGAAGAGAGAGAAGCTCTGGAAGAGACAGGTCTCTTCAGGCTGGAGGAGCAGACCAAGAGACTCTATCCCCTGGGGAGCATCGCTGCGCCCCTGATCGGATTTCTCAATTCCGAGGGCAACGGAGCAGGAGGTCTTGAGGCTTCCCTGCAGGAGTTTCTTGCCGGGGAACCGGGGCTTGCGAGAGTGCAGAAGGACGGGAGAGGAAGAAGCAGCAAGAGCAGTTCGAAGATCGTGGTCAAACCCGCCGTTCCCGGGGGAGATGTCACTCTGACCATCGACCACAAAATGCAGGCAATCGTGGATGGAGAACTGAAGCGGGCGGTGGAAGACGCTTCTGCCAAGTCAGGGGCTGCCGTGGTTCTCGAGCCTTCCACGGGCCACCTGCTGGCTCTGTCATCCTGGCCTTCGCCGGAATCCCGCGACGATGCCTACCGTGCCGTGGAATGGCAACTTCTCCCCCTGCAGGCTTCCTATGAGCCCGGCTCCACGGTCAAGGCTCTCAGCAGTGTCGCCCTGATGGAGAAAGGGGGCGTGGACTTCCAGACCCAGACGGATGCTGAAGATGGGACGGCCCTGATTGATGGATTTGCCATCCGGGATGACAAGGAGCATTTCGGCTTTCTCAGTTTTCGGGAGGCCTTTTCCCTTTCCAGTAATGTCTGCTTTGCCAAACTCTCCGAAAGGGTCAGCGATCAGGAGCTCTTCTCGACCCTGAGAGATTTCGGATTCGGGATCCGAAGCGGACTGGAGTATCCCGGAGAGCAGGACGGCATCCTGCGGCACCCCACAGAATGGAGCCGACGAAGTCGCCTGACCCTGGTATTCGGACAGGAGATGAGTGCAACTCCTCTTCAGATGGTTTCGGCTTTTGCTGCTCTGGCAAATGAGGGTCGACTGATGAAACCTCAACTGATTCTGGCACGGGCGAAATCCGGTCGGCCCGCGGAGAAAGTCGAGGAGTTGAGCATTCGGAAGGTATGTCGGGAGTCCACGGCCCGGAAGATCCTGGAGCTTTGCGAAGAGGTGGTTCTTGAGGGAACGGGAACAAGAGCCGCCGCGGCACCTTTCCGCGTGGGAGGGAAGACCGGAACCGCACAGAAGTTCGAACAGGGAAAACTCAAGTCGGGGAAATACATGGCCAGTTTCATCGGCATGATTCCTCTGGAGAAACCGAGCCTTGTGATTGGTGTTTTTCTGGACGAACCACGATACGGGAAGCACCATGGCGGGGTGAGTGCCGCTCCGGCCTTCGCGCGAATTGCCCGCCGGGCAGCCCTGTCTACCGACTGGCTGGCTCTGCCGGAAATCGAGGAAGACGAGAAGGGGAATCCTGGGGGCTTTCGTCTTGCCTCCTATCTCGATCTGGAAGCGGAGGAGGCTCAGCGCCTGGCGGTGAAGGCCGGTGTCCCCGTTCTTCTTCGAGGTCGGGGAGAGAGGGTCGTGGCGCAGGAACCGGCCCCCGGCGCACTGCTTCCACCGGATGAGAATCTGAACCTGATTCTCGGGGGAGAAAAGCGAAAGCCCGGGGAACCACCCCGCCTGAAAGGCTGTACACTCCGCGAGGCAAGAAAACGCGCCCTGGAAAGGGGCTATCAGATTGAAGCCCGGGGCCAGGGAATTGTCATTCGTCAGGAAGCCCCCCGAGATCGCAAGATTATCGTGAAACTGGGAGAACCATGA
- a CDS encoding cell division/cell wall cluster transcriptional repressor MraZ, with protein MKIHSLSLKERNRMSAFIGTHRCRVDAKGRFNVPASFRRYLGTEGGETFVISRGTEQCLILFAPDGWKAFQEKLAALPAGADKKKTIRFYSANSATVVLDRQGRVGIPKDYLGDYGIEGEALLVGALDYIEVWMPEDFDRHLKDAEEVVRKMDTLL; from the coding sequence GTGAAGATTCATTCTCTTTCACTCAAGGAAAGGAACCGGATGTCGGCCTTCATCGGAACTCATCGCTGTCGAGTGGACGCCAAGGGGCGCTTCAATGTGCCGGCCAGTTTCCGGCGCTATCTCGGCACGGAGGGCGGCGAGACCTTTGTGATCAGCCGGGGAACCGAGCAGTGCCTGATTCTTTTTGCCCCCGACGGTTGGAAGGCCTTCCAGGAAAAGCTGGCGGCCCTGCCTGCGGGCGCAGACAAGAAGAAGACGATCCGCTTCTACAGTGCGAATTCCGCCACGGTGGTTCTGGACCGGCAGGGGCGTGTCGGTATTCCCAAGGACTACCTGGGCGATTACGGAATTGAGGGAGAGGCCCTTCTGGTGGGGGCCCTCGACTATATCGAAGTCTGGATGCCCGAAGACTTCGATCGCCATCTGAAGGACGCCGAAGAGGTCGTCCGGAAGATGGATACCCTCCTCTGA
- a CDS encoding tetratricopeptide repeat protein produces the protein MKAGNIVLLFLLTLLGACGGGGPTDPPPPSLGSIQIQALPEEVADLAAWTLSEPDSGSQSGSGVATLEDMPTGAYSLQWEDLEGWITPSASQGNLAANDTLLLTATYLPDPDPVTQSAWLLFEAGSFAEALLMFEEALGMDADYAEAHHGLGWCQLLLGNLSEAVEAYSAARAAGLNTADPLVGEALALRDLEPVDFPAAIEAAEAALLLQPDYDFVHDEQLDWHDLRLVIAQSQVALGEYLLALDEVILLGGVAPDPGSETFLEDLLSEIQRLESLYGS, from the coding sequence GTGAAAGCTGGAAATATCGTCCTTCTCTTCTTGCTCACCCTCCTGGGCGCTTGTGGCGGGGGCGGCCCCACGGATCCTCCGCCTCCCTCCCTTGGCAGCATCCAGATACAGGCCCTTCCCGAAGAAGTCGCGGATCTTGCCGCCTGGACCCTGAGCGAGCCCGATAGCGGAAGCCAAAGTGGAAGCGGGGTCGCGACTCTCGAGGACATGCCCACGGGTGCTTACTCTCTCCAATGGGAGGATTTGGAGGGGTGGATCACTCCCTCTGCATCTCAGGGAAATCTTGCCGCGAATGACACGCTTCTGCTCACTGCCACTTATTTGCCTGATCCCGATCCGGTCACCCAGAGCGCCTGGCTTCTTTTTGAAGCGGGCTCTTTTGCCGAGGCTCTTCTCATGTTTGAGGAGGCACTCGGAATGGATGCGGACTATGCCGAAGCTCATCACGGGCTCGGCTGGTGCCAACTGCTTCTGGGAAATCTGTCCGAAGCGGTGGAAGCATATTCTGCAGCCAGAGCTGCCGGACTGAACACGGCCGATCCGCTGGTGGGAGAAGCTCTGGCTCTTCGTGACCTGGAGCCAGTGGACTTCCCGGCGGCTATTGAAGCGGCGGAGGCCGCGCTTCTTCTTCAGCCCGACTATGACTTCGTACACGATGAGCAGCTCGACTGGCATGACCTGCGCCTTGTGATTGCCCAAAGCCAGGTGGCGCTCGGAGAATACCTGCTTGCCCTCGACGAGGTGATTCTTCTCGGAGGAGTGGCCCCCGACCCCGGGTCGGAGACTTTCCTGGAGGATCTGCTTTCGGAGATTCAGCGTCTCGAAAGCCTCTACGGCTCCTGA
- the rsmH gene encoding 16S rRNA (cytosine(1402)-N(4))-methyltransferase RsmH, with product MRHKPVLLEETVEFLRQGGPGLYLDGTLGAGGHSRALLESFGDARILGLDQDSVALDAARETLSPFAQRVLFHKGNFRDMEALQREFAPEGFRGVLLDLGLSSLQIDEADRGFTYQQDAPLDMRMSEDTPRSAADLLAELDAEALQSLLSEFGEVRHARRISRAIVEFREQEPLLRSSQLRRAIESAVPAGPKRTGEVARVFQALRISVNGELEALDEALECLPRVLAEGGLAVLISYHSLEDRRVKQSFQRGSLDCLCPPSLPVCACDHKRKYEILTPRPRGAGEEEIRSNPRARSARLRVARRIAQ from the coding sequence ATGAGGCACAAACCGGTGCTTCTTGAGGAGACTGTGGAATTCCTCAGACAGGGAGGCCCCGGACTTTATCTGGACGGCACTCTCGGGGCGGGAGGTCACAGTCGGGCCCTCCTGGAAAGCTTCGGGGATGCCAGAATTCTGGGACTGGACCAGGATTCCGTGGCTCTGGACGCTGCCCGGGAAACTCTTTCCCCCTTTGCCCAAAGAGTTCTGTTTCACAAGGGGAACTTCAGGGACATGGAAGCACTGCAGAGAGAGTTTGCGCCGGAAGGCTTTCGCGGAGTTCTCCTCGACCTCGGTCTCAGTTCCCTGCAAATCGACGAAGCCGACCGCGGGTTTACCTACCAGCAGGACGCTCCCCTGGATATGAGAATGAGTGAAGACACGCCCCGAAGCGCAGCGGATCTTCTTGCGGAGCTGGATGCAGAAGCTCTTCAGTCCCTGCTTTCAGAATTTGGGGAAGTTCGTCATGCCCGCCGCATTAGCCGGGCCATCGTGGAGTTCCGGGAGCAGGAGCCACTGCTTCGCAGTTCCCAGCTTCGCCGAGCCATTGAATCGGCGGTCCCGGCGGGCCCGAAGAGAACGGGGGAAGTGGCTCGCGTCTTTCAGGCTCTCCGCATCAGCGTCAACGGGGAACTGGAGGCACTTGACGAAGCCCTGGAATGCCTGCCCCGGGTTCTCGCAGAAGGGGGGCTGGCCGTTCTGATCAGCTATCACTCTCTGGAGGATCGTCGGGTGAAGCAGAGCTTCCAGCGGGGAAGTCTGGACTGCCTCTGTCCCCCGAGCCTGCCGGTCTGCGCCTGTGATCATAAGAGGAAGTATGAGATTTTGACGCCGCGCCCTCGGGGTGCGGGAGAAGAGGAAATCAGAAGCAATCCGCGCGCAAGAAGCGCAAGGCTGAGAGTCGCCAGGAGGATCGCCCAATGA